Proteins encoded by one window of Cydia splendana chromosome 14, ilCydSple1.2, whole genome shotgun sequence:
- the LOC134796857 gene encoding uncharacterized protein LOC134796857, translated as METRSLALLALCVVYAEPLSGANDAPEPLRPLQQVLKTRSDAFDPYANEYIQDYEPVAFAAVPLGSPVPIIAVLSENPLEQAKQLEKAVATSLKQAYAKPDYQQNFIPSDPTEYPSYYTKPYEEYQKPYEHLKSKPYMPQEYPKYYSSIEFAKQFPTMEYAKPYPPVEYIKPAPPVEYTKPYPVEYVKPYPVEYPKPYTVEYPYRAAEYTKPYQEEYVRERPYREEYVRERPTATEEKPTILYARPNGNGGYTYSRRPLKKRNVKRPQKQKPMIIRVHKYRVIRSRRSEPDINL; from the exons ATGGAAACT CGGTCGTTAGCCCTCCTCGCGCTATGTGTCGTCTACGCAGAGCCTCTCTCGGGGGCCAACGACGCCCCTGAGCCTCTCAGGCCCCTCCAGCAAGTCCTCAAAACTCGCAGCGACGCCTTTGACCCGTACGCCAACGAGTACATCCAGGATTACGAGCCCGTGGCCTTCGCTGCCGTCCCCCTCGGCAGCCCAGTGCCAATAATAGCCGTGCTCTCAGAAAACCCACTAGAGCAAGCCAAGCAGCTCGAGAAAGCAGTGGCCACATCCCTCAAGCAAGCATACGCGAAACCAGACTACCAGCAAAACTTCATCCCAAGTGACCCAACCGAGTATCCAAGCTATTACACGAAACCTTACGAAGAATACCAAAAACCTTACGAACACCTAAAATCGAAACCGTACATGCCCCAGGAATACCCGAAGTATTATTCATCTATTGAATTTGCTAAGCAATTTCCTACAATGGAATACGCTAAGCCCTATCCTCCTGTGGAATACATTAAGCCGGCCCCTCCCGTGGAATACACTAAGCCTTACCCCGTGGAATACGTAAAGCCTTACCCCGTGGAATACCCTAAGCCGTATACTGTAGAATACCCGTATCGTGCTGCGGAATACACGAAGCCGTACCAAGAGGAATACGTACGCGAAAGGCCGTACCGAGAAGAGTATGTGCGCGAGAGGCCGACCGCAACAGAAGAAAAACCGACGATACTTTATGCGAGACCGAATGGAAATGGAGGATACACGTATTCGAGAAGGCCTTTAAAGAAAAGGAATGTGAAGAGGCCTCAGAAACAAAAGCCAATGATTATAAGGGTTCATAAGTACAGAGTGATTAGGAGTCGCAGATCAGAGCCTGATATCAATTTATAA